The sequence AAGGCGCTCTATAAAGGTGGAGAAAGCCGGCAGGACAAGAAGCTGGAGCAGGTACATCTTGTACTCGGCTTTGACGGTGTGGCGTATGACCATCCGCACTTCTACGCCACAGCTGTACTCTCAACGCTTCTGGGCGGGGGCATGTCTTCCCGGCTGTTCCAAGAAATTCGTGAAAAACGGGGACTGGTTTACTCCATCTACAGCTACACCAATTCAACAACCGATGGCGGGCTATTCAGCATCTATGCCGGCACCGGTGATGACGAGGCTGCAGAGCTAGTACCTGTTCTGTGCACGGAGCTTCGGAAAATTGTGGATACAATCGCACAGAATGATGAACTGATGAGGGCACGGGCCCAAATCAAGGCCGGACTCCTGATGGGGCTGGAAAGCAGCTCGAACCGCGCGGAAACGGCGGCTCGACAGCTGTTCACACATGGGCGGATCGTGGATACAGATGAACTGGTCGCCATGGTCGAGTCCGTCGATGCCGCTGCTGTACGGGATGCCGCTGCCCTGATCTTTGCATCAGACCCAACACTAGCCGTGCTGGGTCCAAGCCGGAATGTCCCGAGCTTGGACGCTATCAAGGGCATGATTGCAGGCTAGAAAGCGCGGGCCGGCCTCAACCGGCCTGAACGTCGACAGCAAAGCGATAGCCATGCCCGTGGCAGGTCTCGACCATCCTCTGGCCGCCACGGGCATCACCCAGCTTACGACGGATGCGGCTGATCAAGGTATCAATAGAGCGATCATTGACCTCACGGCCGGGGGCCCCTGTCGCTTCCAAAAGCTGGTCACGCGTCAATGGCTGACCAGCCCGAGCAACCAGAACAGCAAGCAAATCAAATTCCGTCGCTGTCATTGAAATCGGGTCACCGTCCGGACTGGTCAGCTTGCGCCACAGAAGATCCATTTCCCAACCAGCAAACTTGTACACAACACCGCCGGGAGCTTCCTTGTTCCCGTTCAAACGGCCAAGGACATTACGAACACGAGCCACCAACTCCCTGGGGTGGAAGGGCTTCGTCACGTAATCATCCGCGCCCAGCTCCAGCCCCGTAATGCGATCCCGCGGCTGGGCTCTCGCTGTCACCATAATGATCGGAACCCGT comes from Haematospirillum jordaniae and encodes:
- a CDS encoding response regulator transcription factor, with product MTKEQAHILLVEDDPATQALLSAFLREAGYSVSGASTAEAMRQAMARATVDLILLDLNLPDGDGIQLAHSVRKQSRVPIIMVTARAQPRDRITGLELGADDYVTKPFHPRELVARVRNVLGRLNGNKEAPGGVVYKFAGWEMDLLWRKLTSPDGDPISMTATEFDLLAVLVARAGQPLTRDQLLEATGAPGREVNDRSIDTLISRIRRKLGDARGGQRMVETCHGHGYRFAVDVQAG